The Bacteroidota bacterium DNA window GCTGGAGCAGGCTGATTTTGCCAAAGCTACTTCAAGCCGGAGCACAAAGTTGGTACATGGCGGGGTCCGTTACCTGAAACAGGGGGATGTTCAAATGGTCGTTGAAGCGCTTCATGAACGTGGCCGTTTACGGAAAAACGCCCCCCAGTTGGTCAAAGACATGCGTTTCATCATTGGAAATTATCGTTGGTGGGAAAAACCTTTTTATACGGTAGGTTTAACCTTGTATGATCTTTTGGCCGGAAGGCTGGGCCTGGGCCGTTCATTGCCACTTAGGAAAAAGACAGTCATGAAAGAAATTCCTGCCTTAAAACAAATCGGTTTGAGGGGAGGAGTAGTCTATCATGACGGACAATTTGATGATGCCCGCATGGCCATTACCCTTGCCCAGACAGCAGTTGACCACGGAGCCGTTTGTCTGAATTATGTGAAGGTTACTAAATTGTTGAAAGATGGACAGGGAAAATTGAACGGGCTAACTGCTGTGGATCAGTTAAGCGGTGAAGAATATACGGTCAAATCAAAGGTAATTATTAATGCTACCGGAGTTTTTGTAGATGATATCATGAAAATGGATATGCCTGAAGCAAAGAAAAAAGTACGTCCAAGCCAGGGGGTACATTTGGTGGTAGACAGCAAATTTCTCGGCGGAAATTCTGCACTGATGATTCCCAAAACCAAAGACGGACGTGTTCTGTTTGGGGTTCCCTGGCATAATAAAGTAGTGCTGGGTACTACCGATACTCCTTTAAATGGCGCTACCATCGAACCTCGTGCTTTGGATCAGGAGGTGGATTTTATTTTGGATCAGGCCGGGCAATATCTTGGACTGAAAATTTCACGTAAAGATGTATTGTCTGTTTTCGCAGGCCTGCGTCCTTTGGCTGCTCCTACCCACGATGATAGCAAGAAAACAAAAGAAATTTCCAGAAATCACAAGATATATGTATCTAAATCAGGTTTGTTGACTATAACCGGGGGAAAATGGACCACTTATCGTAAAATGGCCGAGGATATCGTCAATCGTGCCATAGAAATGGGCAAATTAGAAAATAAACCCTGCGTAACAAAAGAATTGAAGGTTCACGGTTATAAAAAAGATGTAGATATGGGAAAATGGGACTATGTTTACGGCAGTGACAGTGAAAAAATTCATTCCTTAATAAAAGAAGACAGCACCAATTCAGAGCTTCTTCACAAAGATTTTACTTTTACCAAGGCACATGTTATTTGGGCAGTCAGGGAAGAAATGGCCCAGTCGGTTGAAGATGTATTGGCCAGACGCGTGAGGATGCTTTTCCTGGATGCACGGGCTGCCATTGAAACAGCTCCCAGGGTTGCTTCTATTATGGCTGAAGAATTAAGTAAGGATAAGAAATGGGAAGAGAATCAAATTGATAAGTTTACTCAATTAGCTAGAAATTATATCTTAAATTAATATCATTGCAGGAAATTTTTTGCTGGAAGATAAAATCGATATTCAAATTTGAAACAAAATGATGGTAAAAAGAAAGTTTGTGATTTACGGAGTTTCCGTTGCCCTGTTTTTTTTAGGAAGTAATTTGTTCAGTACCTCAAATGTTGCTGCACAATCTCAAAAGATTTATACTTTAAATATTAATAATAACAAAGACCTTCATGATTATTTCAGCTACAAAGGTGATGGAACTATTCTGGTTAGCGGACATAGAGGTGGCAGAGAAAAAGGATATTCTGAAAACAGCCTTGAAGGATTTAAAAATGTATTAAATAGGATGCCTGCCTTTTTTGAAATTGATCCCAGGCTTACTAAAGACAGTGTCATTGTTTTGATGCATGATGCAACCCTGGATAGAACAACAACCGGGAAGGGCCGTGTTTCCAATTACACCTATGCCCAACTTCAATCTTTCCGACTAAAGGACAGGGAAGGGAATGTTACCCCTTATTCTATTCCGACTCTATCTGAGGTAATAAAATGGAGTAAGGGCAAGACGGTGGTCAATCTGGACAAAAAGGACGTTCCTATGAAAATGATTGTTGCACTGATCCGGAAATATCATGCCGAAAATCATGTAATGCTTACCGTACATACAGGTGCTGAAGCCAGGTATTATTACGACCGTTTCCCAAATATCATGTTATCTGCTTTTGCCAGAACCATAAGTGAATATGAAGATCTGGCTATTTCCGGGGTACCCTGGAGAAACATGATAGCCTATGTTGGCCCTACAATCAATTCAGGAAATCAAAAAATAGTGAATCTTTTACACCAAAAAGGAGTAAGGTGTATGGTTTCCTTTGCCCCTACTCATGATACCCTGGCAACGCCCGAGCTAAGACAAAAAGCTTATAAAGAAGAGATTGAAAAGCATCCCGATATTATCGAGTCTGACATTCCTACTGAGGTTTGGGGAGTGATGAAGTCTAAGTAAATTTTTCATTGAAGATAAACAAAAGCAATTTTATATGTCCAGAGTTGAAAAAGCATTAAAAGCAGCGAGTGATACGCGTGATCTTATTGTAGGATCCGGAGTCATTAAGGAGGTTGCCGATTTGTTCAGAAAACAATTTCCCGGGAAGAAAGCAATTGTAATAGCCGATACTACAACTTATTCAGTGGCCGGTAAAACGGTTTCAGAAAGATTAAAATCTGCAGGTATTGAACAGGAAGCTCCGTTCATATTTACCGATCCTGATCTTTATGCTGAGTATTCCTATATAGATCAATTGGTCGCTGCATTGAAAAATCATGATGCAATACCTGTAGCCGTTGGTTCGGGAACAATTAATGATTTAACAAAATTGTCTTCACATCTTGCCGGAAGGCGTTATATGTGTGTGGCAACGGCAGCATCGATGGATGGATACACCTCTTTCGGGGCTTCTATTACTGCCAATGGGGCAAAACAGACGTTTAGTTGTCCGGCTCCACAGGCTTGCCTGGCCGATATAGATATTATCAGCAAAGCTCCCGAAAAGATGACTGCTTCCGGCTATGCCGACTTGTTTGCAAAAGTTACTGCCGGGGCAGACTGGATTCTGGCCGATGCCCTTGGAGTTGAACCTGTTGACCCAACTGCCTGGAGCATTGTTCAGGATGGTTTGCAGGATGCTTTATCTGACCCGAAAGGAGTACATTCCGGAAATCCCGAGTCAATTTCTGCCTTGATTGAAGGCCTGATGCTAGGAGGATTTGCCATGCAGTGGGCTAAATCAAGCCGTCCTGCCTCCGGAGCGGAACACCAGTTTAGCCATTTGTGGAACATGGAGCATCATTTGAATCATGGAGAACACGTTTCTCACGGTTTTCAGGTGAGTATTGGCATGCTTTCCATTACAGCTTTTTATGAGCAGGTTTTAAAAACCCCCATGGAACGGCTTGATATAGATGCCTGCTGTAAAAATTGGCCTTTGCCGGAAGAATCAGATGCAGAAGCCCTGAAAATGTTTACTGGGACTGATTTCCCAAATATAGGTTTGCAGGAAACCAAGGCTAAATATATTTCCCGTGAAAAACTGGCTATTCAGCTGGCTACCCTTAAAGCAAATTGGGCAGAAATTCAGGCCCGTTTGTCTGAACAATTGTTGCCCTATGCACAAGTAAAAGAATGGCTTCAGGAAGTTGGAGCTCCTGTCGAACCTGAAGAGATTGGCATATCCCGTGGGCGTTTGCGGGAAACATTTGTCCGTTCTCAGTATATCCGCCGGCGCTTCACTGTTCTTGACCTGGCTGTACGTACAGGATATATGAATACCTGGTTGGACGGATTATTCCAGAAGGGCGGAATTTGGGAAATAAAGTAAGAATAGGAAGTTTTAATAATAAACTAAAAGCAAACAAAATGTAGGAGCCCAGGAAATTTTATCGGACTTTAAACTGAAATTATTTATAAATCAAACCTAATGAATACTAGCATCAAAAGTACCTATATGTCCATGACTCCTGAGGTAGCAAAGAAGTTTAAATACTGGCAGACCCGGACAATCATTTTCAGCATGATGGGCTATGCCATGTTTTATTTTGTACGGAAGAATTTAAGTGTGGCCATGCCGGCAATGGAAGCTGATTTAGGAATAACAAAAGCCGAACTGGGACTTTTCCTTACGCTTCATGGCTTAATATATGGAGTGTCAAAGTTTCTCAATGGATTTTTAGGAGACCGGCTAAACGCCCGTTATTTTATGATCACAGGATTAATCCTGTCTTCGGCCTGTAACATCATCTTTGGATTTAGCTCTGCAGTGGTTGTCTTTGGCATCGTATGGATGTTTAATGGCTGGTTTCAGGGGATGGGATTTCCTCCCTGTGTCCGTCTGTTGACCCATTGGATTCACCCCAAGGAATTAGCTACCAAAATGTCGGTTTGGAATACTTCACATTCCATTGGAGCAGGACTTGTAGTAATCATTTGTGGCTATGTCGTTTCTTTAGGTTGGAGGTGGTGTTTCTTTTTCCCTTCGATTATTGCTTTAGCCGGTGCGGTCGCCCTTTGGTTTGGTTTAAGGGATGTTCCGTCTTCAGTGGGTTTACCAGAGATTAATGTCAAGGGAACTGAGGAAGAAGCGGTTGAGCATAAAGAAACTTCCAGGGAGTTTAAAGAGTTCGTGCGCAAGAAAGTATTTATGAACCCCTATATGTGGGTTATAGCGATAGCCAATTTTTTCGTGTATGTCATTCGTTATGCTGTTTTAGACTGGGGCCCGACCATGTTGAGTGAATGGAAACATATTTCGATTAGTAATGCAGGATGGATGGTCGCAGCTTTTGAAGTATCCGGCATTTTGGGGATGCTGGTAGCAGGAAGGGTTACAGATAAATATTTTGGGGGAAGAGGTCCGAGGGTTTGTGTTTTCTGTATGATTTTGGCCTCTGTATTCGTTGCCCTTCTCTGGTTATTACCTTCTCCTCCTATTTGGATGGCCACAATGATATTAATGGCTGCAGGTTTTTCCATTTATGGCCCTCAGGCCCTAGTGGGGATTGCAGCAGCAAATTTGGCTACAAAGCGGGCTGCTTCATCTGCAGCTGGATTTACCGGTTTATTTGGTTATGCAAGTACTTTGGTTTCAGGATGGGGATTAGGACTTTTAGTTGATAAATGCGGTTGGGATTACGCTTTGGCTGCATTGATTGGAGCTGGTCTTATAGGAACTGTTGTATTTCTGATGGCTTGGAAGGCTAAAGCTAATGGATATGAAGATTAATAAAAAAATTATGAATTTTAAAGATATAGAACAAATGGGTATAGGTTCTTACAAATATATAGAACAGATGGGTATAAATTCTGTTTCTGAATTGAATACCCGTTTACAAAATATCCGGCATATAGCCCTGGATATGGATGGTACTATTTATAACGGGGGTACCTTGTTCAATTTTACCCTCCCCTTTTTAAAAAGAATGAAGGAAAAAGGAATAGGATATTCTTTTTTAACCAACAATTCTTCAAGAAATACGGATAATTATTTGAGCCATCTGGCCAGTATGGGCATTTTGGCCACCGATGACGAAATATATACTTCTGCACAGGCTACAATTGACTATTTAAAGGTAAATTTTCCTGATTATAAGCGCTTGTTTATTTTGGGAACTCCCAATGTGATAAGTGAATTTGAAAGGTCCGGATTTATATCTACGGTTGATGATGCCCATGATGTTCCCGATGCGGTTGTTGTATGTTTTGATATGACGCTTACCTATTCCCGCTTGTGCAGGGCTGCCTGGTGGATAAAACAAAATGTGCCTTTTATAGCCACTAATCCGGATAAGGTTTGCCCGACTGATCTGCCCGTTGTCCTGGTGGATTGTGGTTCAATTTGTTCCTGTTTAAAAAAGGCAACGGATCATGTTCCGGATGTTGTTATTGGAAAGCCAGATCCACGAATGTTGG harbors:
- a CDS encoding glycerol-3-phosphate dehydrogenase/oxidase, which codes for MKRSELLNKISRHNYISDIIVIGGGASGLGAAVDAASRGFSVILLEQADFAKATSSRSTKLVHGGVRYLKQGDVQMVVEALHERGRLRKNAPQLVKDMRFIIGNYRWWEKPFYTVGLTLYDLLAGRLGLGRSLPLRKKTVMKEIPALKQIGLRGGVVYHDGQFDDARMAITLAQTAVDHGAVCLNYVKVTKLLKDGQGKLNGLTAVDQLSGEEYTVKSKVIINATGVFVDDIMKMDMPEAKKKVRPSQGVHLVVDSKFLGGNSALMIPKTKDGRVLFGVPWHNKVVLGTTDTPLNGATIEPRALDQEVDFILDQAGQYLGLKISRKDVLSVFAGLRPLAAPTHDDSKKTKEISRNHKIYVSKSGLLTITGGKWTTYRKMAEDIVNRAIEMGKLENKPCVTKELKVHGYKKDVDMGKWDYVYGSDSEKIHSLIKEDSTNSELLHKDFTFTKAHVIWAVREEMAQSVEDVLARRVRMLFLDARAAIETAPRVASIMAEELSKDKKWEENQIDKFTQLARNYILN
- a CDS encoding glycerophosphodiester phosphodiesterase family protein gives rise to the protein MMVKRKFVIYGVSVALFFLGSNLFSTSNVAAQSQKIYTLNINNNKDLHDYFSYKGDGTILVSGHRGGREKGYSENSLEGFKNVLNRMPAFFEIDPRLTKDSVIVLMHDATLDRTTTGKGRVSNYTYAQLQSFRLKDREGNVTPYSIPTLSEVIKWSKGKTVVNLDKKDVPMKMIVALIRKYHAENHVMLTVHTGAEARYYYDRFPNIMLSAFARTISEYEDLAISGVPWRNMIAYVGPTINSGNQKIVNLLHQKGVRCMVSFAPTHDTLATPELRQKAYKEEIEKHPDIIESDIPTEVWGVMKSK
- a CDS encoding sn-glycerol-1-phosphate dehydrogenase, whose amino-acid sequence is MSRVEKALKAASDTRDLIVGSGVIKEVADLFRKQFPGKKAIVIADTTTYSVAGKTVSERLKSAGIEQEAPFIFTDPDLYAEYSYIDQLVAALKNHDAIPVAVGSGTINDLTKLSSHLAGRRYMCVATAASMDGYTSFGASITANGAKQTFSCPAPQACLADIDIISKAPEKMTASGYADLFAKVTAGADWILADALGVEPVDPTAWSIVQDGLQDALSDPKGVHSGNPESISALIEGLMLGGFAMQWAKSSRPASGAEHQFSHLWNMEHHLNHGEHVSHGFQVSIGMLSITAFYEQVLKTPMERLDIDACCKNWPLPEESDAEALKMFTGTDFPNIGLQETKAKYISREKLAIQLATLKANWAEIQARLSEQLLPYAQVKEWLQEVGAPVEPEEIGISRGRLRETFVRSQYIRRRFTVLDLAVRTGYMNTWLDGLFQKGGIWEIK
- a CDS encoding MFS transporter; the protein is MNTSIKSTYMSMTPEVAKKFKYWQTRTIIFSMMGYAMFYFVRKNLSVAMPAMEADLGITKAELGLFLTLHGLIYGVSKFLNGFLGDRLNARYFMITGLILSSACNIIFGFSSAVVVFGIVWMFNGWFQGMGFPPCVRLLTHWIHPKELATKMSVWNTSHSIGAGLVVIICGYVVSLGWRWCFFFPSIIALAGAVALWFGLRDVPSSVGLPEINVKGTEEEAVEHKETSREFKEFVRKKVFMNPYMWVIAIANFFVYVIRYAVLDWGPTMLSEWKHISISNAGWMVAAFEVSGILGMLVAGRVTDKYFGGRGPRVCVFCMILASVFVALLWLLPSPPIWMATMILMAAGFSIYGPQALVGIAAANLATKRAASSAAGFTGLFGYASTLVSGWGLGLLVDKCGWDYALAALIGAGLIGTVVFLMAWKAKANGYED
- a CDS encoding HAD-IIA family hydrolase; this encodes MGINSVSELNTRLQNIRHIALDMDGTIYNGGTLFNFTLPFLKRMKEKGIGYSFLTNNSSRNTDNYLSHLASMGILATDDEIYTSAQATIDYLKVNFPDYKRLFILGTPNVISEFERSGFISTVDDAHDVPDAVVVCFDMTLTYSRLCRAAWWIKQNVPFIATNPDKVCPTDLPVVLVDCGSICSCLKKATDHVPDVVIGKPDPRMLVGIEHRYQVKSSQIAVVGDRIYTDLQLAYNAKALGVLVLTGETS